In one Buchnera aphidicola (Pemphigus immunis) genomic region, the following are encoded:
- a CDS encoding FAD-binding oxidoreductase, producing the protein MTQWITGKILKIKKWNSHLFSIVLHAPIKPFVAGQFTKLSFKNEKKIQRAYSYVNAPDNKNIEFYIILVKSGKMTHKLYNLIPNDEILITKESFGFFTISEIPECKNLWMFATGTGIGPYLSILQDKKDKIKKFKNIILIHAVRYIDELNYTPLINKLKKKYEGQLHTHNIISREKTDNSLMGRIPNLIKNQELENKVGLELNSNCSHVMLCGNPNMVRDTQKILLEIKNMRKHYRRNPGHITSENYW; encoded by the coding sequence ATGACACAATGGATAACAGGAAAAATATTAAAAATAAAAAAATGGAATTCACATTTATTTAGCATAGTATTACATGCACCAATTAAACCATTTGTTGCTGGACAATTTACTAAATTATCTTTTAAAAACGAAAAAAAAATACAACGTGCTTATTCATATGTTAATGCACCTGATAATAAAAATATAGAATTTTATATAATATTAGTTAAATCAGGGAAAATGACGCACAAACTATACAACTTAATACCAAATGATGAAATTTTAATTACAAAAGAATCTTTTGGTTTTTTTACTATATCAGAAATACCTGAATGTAAAAATTTATGGATGTTTGCAACAGGAACAGGTATCGGCCCTTATTTATCGATATTACAAGATAAAAAAGATAAAATTAAAAAATTTAAAAATATTATATTAATACATGCTGTACGATACATTGATGAATTGAATTACACTCCTCTTATAAATAAATTGAAAAAAAAATATGAAGGGCAATTACATACTCATAATATTATCAGTCGAGAAAAAACAGATAACTCGCTTATGGGTAGAATTCCAAATTTAATAAAAAATCAAGAATTAGAAAATAAAGTAGGACTTGAATTAAATTCTAATTGTTCGCATGTTATGTTGTGTGGAAATCCCAACATGGTTCGAGATACGCAAAAAATTCTTTTAGAAATTAAGAATATGCGAAAACATTATCGTCGTAATCCTGGACATATAACTAGTGAAAATTATTGGTAA
- a CDS encoding class I SAM-dependent methyltransferase has product MTNKWGLKHDPSSIMALIIKKNRLEIFKRDEPHLGNFWIDFANKKMVYRIKSCLLKKEAIRKAVGIKDNYHPNVLDATAGLGKDAFILAALGCQVCMIERNPIIAALLDDALQRNYKNHTINTLLKKKMSLIYDSSFNIIKILKLKPDIIYLDPMYPISKKNTVKKDMYFLRSLIGNDQDSEKLLKLSRKFSKKRVIVKRPRHANYLSGIKSTFSILSRKHRFDIYSPLQ; this is encoded by the coding sequence ATCACAAATAAATGGGGATTAAAACATGATCCATCATCAATTATGGCTTTAATTATAAAAAAAAATAGATTAGAAATATTTAAAAGAGATGAACCTCATTTAGGTAATTTTTGGATCGATTTTGCTAACAAAAAAATGGTATATCGAATAAAAAGTTGCTTACTTAAGAAAGAGGCTATAAGAAAAGCAGTTGGAATTAAAGATAATTATCATCCTAACGTTTTAGATGCAACAGCTGGATTAGGTAAAGATGCTTTTATATTAGCTGCTTTAGGTTGTCAAGTTTGTATGATAGAAAGAAATCCAATTATTGCTGCTTTATTAGATGATGCCTTACAAAGAAATTATAAAAATCATACGATTAATACGTTACTTAAAAAAAAAATGAGCTTGATTTATGACTCTAGTTTTAATATAATAAAAATATTGAAATTAAAACCAGATATTATATATCTAGATCCAATGTATCCTATTTCAAAAAAAAATACAGTTAAAAAAGATATGTATTTTTTAAGATCATTAATTGGAAATGATCAAGACTCTGAAAAATTATTAAAATTATCTAGAAAATTTTCTAAAAAACGTGTAATTGTAAAAAGACCACGTCATGCCAATTATCTGTCAGGAATAAAATCTACATTTAGTATTCTGTCGAGAAAACATCGTTTCGATATTTATTCTCCATTACAATAA
- a CDS encoding MFS transporter, translated as MCCFLPMRILKKKILLYVKKKYLNLKSGIYIQKNKIPLKLNRSIAKKEKVYIKKGTKKFKEVILAFFSAGLSTFAILYCVQPILPLFSEKFHLSPAQSSLSLSSATSMMAIGMLFTGPLSDFLGRKKIMSISLFLAAFCTIFCSTVHSWEAMIIMRSLTGLALSGVVAVAMTYLSEEIDPIFLAFSMGLYISGNTIGGCLGRFLTSILATYFSWEIALRVIGISALITAGLFLYFLPNSKNFNSSPLNTRKLFFDFLLQCKDPALSKLFFIGFIIMGSFVTLFNYVGYRLMLSPFYINQTIIGFLSLFYLIGVYSSPQAGILTEKYNKGIVLISALLLMISGLFITLSNQLYFIFTGLILFAAGFFAAHSVASSWIGHHTTVSKAQTSSLYLFFYYLGSSIVGTCGGFFWFSGGWTSISLFIFSILILGIFLAIRLDRIEKNNQ; from the coding sequence ATGTGTTGTTTCCTTCCTATGAGGATTCTTAAGAAGAAAATTCTTCTGTATGTAAAAAAAAAGTATTTAAATTTAAAATCAGGAATATATATTCAAAAAAATAAAATACCGTTAAAATTAAATCGATCCATTGCAAAAAAAGAAAAAGTATATATAAAAAAAGGAACTAAAAAATTTAAAGAAGTAATTTTAGCGTTTTTTTCAGCAGGTTTATCTACATTTGCTATTTTATATTGTGTACAGCCTATTTTACCTTTATTTTCTGAAAAATTTCATTTAAGTCCAGCTCAAAGTAGTTTATCTTTATCTTCAGCAACTAGTATGATGGCAATTGGTATGCTTTTTACAGGACCTTTATCGGATTTTTTAGGTCGTAAAAAAATTATGTCTATTTCTTTATTTCTGGCTGCTTTTTGTACTATATTTTGTTCAACTGTGCATAGTTGGGAAGCTATGATTATCATGAGATCTTTAACTGGATTGGCTTTAAGTGGAGTAGTAGCTGTTGCTATGACGTATTTAAGTGAAGAAATAGATCCAATTTTTTTAGCTTTTTCTATGGGTTTATATATTAGCGGAAATACTATAGGCGGATGTTTAGGTAGATTTTTAACGAGTATTTTAGCTACTTATTTTTCTTGGGAAATTGCTTTAAGAGTAATAGGAATTAGTGCTTTAATAACTGCTGGTTTATTTTTATATTTTTTGCCGAATTCAAAAAATTTTAACAGTTCTCCTTTAAATACAAGAAAATTGTTTTTTGATTTTTTATTACAATGTAAAGATCCAGCATTATCAAAACTATTTTTTATAGGTTTTATTATTATGGGTAGTTTCGTTACTTTATTTAATTATGTCGGATATCGATTGATGTTATCTCCTTTTTATATTAATCAAACTATTATTGGATTTTTATCTTTATTTTATTTGATAGGTGTATATAGTTCACCACAAGCTGGTATTTTAACTGAGAAATACAATAAAGGAATTGTATTAATTAGTGCTTTATTGTTAATGATATCAGGTTTGTTTATAACATTATCTAATCAATTATATTTTATTTTTACCGGTTTGATATTATTTGCAGCAGGTTTTTTCGCAGCACATTCTGTAGCCAGTAGTTGGATAGGACATCACACCACTGTTAGTAAAGCACAAACATCATCTTTATATTTATTTTTTTATTATTTAGGATCCAGTATTGTTGGTACTTGCGGAGGTTTCTTTTGGTTTTCCGGTGGATGGACTAGTATTTCTTTATTTATTTTTAGTATTTTAATTTTAGGAATTTTTTTAGCTATACGATTAGATCGCATAGAAAAAAATAATCAATGA
- the dapF gene encoding diaminopimelate epimerase → MFFSKMHGLGNDFMVINNITQKIVNITPALIRNLSNRNLGIGFDQLLLVNQSKDPTIDFYYRIFNADGSEVEQCGNGARCFAYFVYLKGLTKKKKISVRTKKTHMILEILGNNQIKVNMGEPIFNLSLIPCEWTVQKNYYSIKIFDKNLKFGIVSMGNPHCVTIVKNLSTYEVESIGSLVSNNVVFPNKINVGFMEIVNNSQINLRVYERGIGETKACGSGACAAVATGIYNKLLSEQVKVSLSGGDLYITWKGLGNDMYMTGPATHVYDGYIFL, encoded by the coding sequence ATATTTTTTTCAAAGATGCATGGTTTAGGTAATGATTTTATGGTAATAAATAATATTACTCAAAAAATAGTTAATATTACACCAGCATTAATTCGTAATTTATCTAACCGAAATTTAGGAATAGGTTTTGATCAATTGTTATTGGTTAATCAATCAAAAGATCCTACTATAGATTTTTATTATCGTATTTTTAACGCAGATGGAAGTGAAGTGGAACAATGTGGTAATGGTGCGAGGTGTTTTGCTTATTTTGTGTATCTAAAAGGATTAACAAAGAAAAAAAAAATATCTGTTAGAACCAAAAAAACACATATGATATTAGAAATATTGGGAAATAACCAAATAAAAGTCAATATGGGAGAACCTATATTTAATCTTTCATTAATTCCATGCGAATGGACAGTACAAAAGAATTATTATTCTATAAAAATTTTTGATAAAAATTTAAAATTTGGAATAGTATCTATGGGTAATCCTCATTGTGTAACTATCGTTAAAAATTTATCTACTTATGAAGTAGAATCGATAGGTTCATTAGTATCTAATAATGTTGTTTTTCCTAATAAAATTAACGTCGGTTTTATGGAAATAGTTAATAATAGTCAAATAAATCTAAGAGTATATGAAAGAGGAATTGGAGAAACAAAAGCTTGTGGTAGTGGAGCATGTGCAGCTGTAGCAACGGGGATTTATAATAAATTGTTATCTGAACAAGTAAAAGTGTCTTTATCTGGTGGTGATTTATATATTACTTGGAAAGGATTAGGTAATGATATGTATATGACAGGACCTGCGACACATGTATATGATGGATATATTTTCTTGTAA
- the cyaY gene encoding iron donor protein CyaY has product MKFHKIADKLMFSIQDVLDNYLGNADIDCEIQYHTMTILFDNKNKIIINRQESLKQIWLATKRHGYHFEYKEKKWICNKSKKNFWDILTQTCVEESNELIQFKIK; this is encoded by the coding sequence ATTAAATTCCATAAAATAGCAGATAAATTAATGTTCTCGATACAAGATGTATTAGATAATTACCTTGGTAACGCTGATATAGATTGTGAAATACAATACCATACTATGACGATACTTTTTGATAACAAAAATAAAATTATCATTAATCGACAAGAATCATTAAAACAAATTTGGTTAGCTACAAAAAGGCATGGATATCATTTTGAATATAAAGAAAAAAAATGGATATGTAATAAATCTAAAAAAAATTTTTGGGATATATTAACTCAAACTTGTGTAGAAGAAAGCAATGAATTGATACAATTTAAAATAAAATAA
- the hemC gene encoding hydroxymethylbilane synthase gives MLKKILRIATRKSPLALLQSNFIKKILLYFYPNLIVTLIPIVTRGDMILHQSLSKIGGKGLFIKELELALLENRADIAVHSMKDIPNTIPSELCLSSICSRGNALDALVSNNYQSIDELPEKAIIGTSSPRRKAQLIRYRPDLIIHPIRGNINTRLKKLDEGKYTAIILATEGLKRLGLRNRISQIIPAELSLPSCGQGAIGVEYRLKDNNISLLLKKIKDKNTELIIKAERAFCKKMNAGCQIPVASYAVLIKNELWLRGLVCSPDGKIFLSGEKIGKPNFGENMGNELAIELLNKGALKILKNIFF, from the coding sequence ATGCTAAAAAAAATATTAAGAATTGCTACTAGGAAAAGTCCTTTAGCTTTGTTACAAAGTAATTTTATAAAAAAAATTTTATTATATTTCTATCCTAATTTAATTGTTACATTAATACCAATTGTTACACGCGGTGATATGATTTTGCATCAATCTTTATCAAAAATTGGTGGAAAAGGCCTTTTTATTAAAGAATTAGAATTAGCTTTATTAGAAAATAGGGCAGATATAGCTGTACATTCTATGAAAGATATACCTAATACGATTCCATCGGAGTTATGTTTATCTAGTATTTGTAGTAGAGGCAATGCTTTAGACGCATTAGTTTCCAACAATTATCAATCCATTGATGAATTACCTGAAAAAGCAATAATAGGTACTTCGAGTCCAAGAAGAAAAGCACAATTAATTAGATATCGTCCTGATTTAATTATTCATCCAATACGAGGAAATATTAATACTCGTTTAAAAAAATTAGATGAAGGTAAGTATACAGCTATTATTTTAGCTACAGAAGGATTAAAGAGATTAGGATTAAGAAATCGCATTAGTCAAATTATACCAGCAGAATTATCCCTTCCCTCTTGTGGTCAAGGTGCTATTGGTGTTGAATATAGATTAAAGGACAACAATATCTCTTTGCTTTTAAAAAAAATAAAAGATAAAAATACTGAATTGATTATAAAAGCAGAAAGAGCTTTTTGTAAAAAAATGAATGCTGGATGTCAAATTCCAGTTGCTAGCTACGCTGTTTTAATTAAAAATGAATTGTGGTTAAGAGGTTTAGTATGTTCTCCTGATGGAAAAATATTTCTATCAGGAGAAAAAATAGGTAAACCAAATTTTGGAGAAAATATGGGAAATGAACTTGCTATTGAATTATTGAATAAAGGCGCTTTAAAAATATTAAAAAATATTTTTTTTTGA
- a CDS encoding uroporphyrinogen-III synthase, whose protein sequence is MTILITRPLPEGKKLVSMLHDVGIKSYLLSLIKFRPGSGLKKLLNQISQLKNRDMIFSLSKQAIYYTNIYLNKNNVTWPSFVKYYAIGPKTGSILHKYSGHNIVYPKKKYNTEELISLLNTKEIKNKTAIILQNKYGRTLLQKRLINYGVKVNKIECYEIIFNNVDGVKIGKKLKEKNIKTLVITSGLILKQFHKIISISETNKWILNCKIIVVSNRIANLALELGWNNIKIIYNISNEKIINTLIK, encoded by the coding sequence ATGACAATATTAATTACTCGTCCTTTACCAGAAGGTAAAAAATTAGTTTCTATGTTACATGATGTTGGAATTAAATCGTATTTATTGTCTTTAATTAAATTTCGTCCAGGATCTGGATTAAAAAAGTTATTAAATCAAATTAGTCAATTAAAAAATAGAGATATGATTTTCAGTCTTTCTAAACAAGCTATTTATTATACTAATATTTATCTAAATAAAAATAATGTAACATGGCCATCCTTTGTAAAATATTATGCTATTGGTCCTAAAACTGGATCTATATTACATAAATATAGTGGTCATAATATAGTATATCCGAAAAAAAAGTATAACACTGAAGAATTAATAAGTTTATTGAATACAAAAGAAATAAAAAATAAAACAGCTATTATTTTACAAAATAAGTACGGACGAACTTTATTACAAAAAAGACTTATAAATTATGGCGTTAAAGTTAACAAAATAGAATGTTATGAGATTATTTTCAATAATGTTGATGGTGTTAAAATAGGTAAAAAATTAAAAGAAAAAAATATAAAAACATTAGTAATTACCAGTGGTTTAATTTTAAAACAATTTCATAAAATTATTTCAATTTCTGAAACAAACAAATGGATTTTAAATTGTAAAATAATTGTTGTAAGTAATAGAATAGCTAATCTGGCACTTGAACTAGGATGGAATAATATTAAAATAATTTATAATATCAGCAACGAAAAAATTATCAATACTTTAATAAAATAA